One stretch of Brevibacillus laterosporus DNA includes these proteins:
- a CDS encoding PqqD family peptide modification chaperone has translation MQVARLQELSNHETRLADGVELIYGINDQPMLYNPIIGNYVRISSLGIKVVEWLNNSFTIEEIIEQLATDYQKPREEVRPVVNQFLAQLRQASMLNVEPIPQDRIGRSIRYLRGHPVLRIPLLSSTEVITYPFSKLLGMFSTRGIFISGACIFLLATCMIALFFSSNRLPITNEPLSWVVIIAATVLHLILHELTHATILQRFGINIRQAGIGLLYYILPIAYVDTTDAYRLRSKYERAAVALAGPLFDVIGVAISVSICLWGNMWWANQFQIVYKIQFAIFLLNLNPLLPSDGFHTIEALMGELNMRRRALHYFLCKVTFRPLPNYLVYLPKEKRIQYSLYTVLSVAYFFLMMYVMILFYRRLVNG, from the coding sequence ATGCAAGTAGCGAGATTACAAGAATTATCGAATCATGAAACTAGACTTGCAGATGGTGTGGAACTTATTTACGGGATCAATGATCAGCCTATGTTATATAATCCAATAATCGGAAATTATGTCAGAATATCTTCCCTAGGTATAAAAGTAGTGGAGTGGTTGAACAACTCTTTTACCATTGAAGAGATTATTGAACAACTTGCTACTGATTATCAAAAACCACGTGAAGAGGTTAGACCAGTGGTTAATCAATTTCTAGCGCAATTGAGACAAGCGAGTATGTTAAACGTAGAACCAATTCCTCAAGATAGAATTGGACGTTCCATCAGGTATCTTAGAGGGCATCCTGTGCTTCGAATACCTTTACTTTCTTCCACTGAGGTAATCACCTATCCATTTTCCAAGCTCTTGGGGATGTTTTCGACACGGGGAATTTTTATTAGTGGAGCGTGTATTTTTTTACTAGCTACCTGTATGATTGCGCTGTTTTTTTCTAGTAATAGATTACCAATAACTAATGAACCTTTATCATGGGTGGTTATTATTGCTGCTACTGTTCTGCACTTAATTTTACATGAATTGACTCACGCCACCATTTTACAAAGGTTTGGAATTAACATTCGTCAAGCAGGGATAGGACTACTATATTATATTCTTCCTATAGCCTATGTAGATACAACAGATGCCTACCGTTTACGCAGTAAATATGAACGGGCAGCAGTAGCATTAGCGGGGCCCCTATTTGATGTGATAGGAGTAGCGATATCCGTATCCATTTGCCTTTGGGGTAACATGTGGTGGGCAAATCAATTCCAAATCGTATATAAAATTCAATTTGCTATTTTTTTATTGAACTTGAATCCTTTGTTACCCAGTGATGGATTTCATACGATTGAAGCCTTAATGGGAGAACTAAATATGCGTAGAAGGGCACTTCATTATTTTCTTTGTAAGGTCACGTTTCGACCGTTGCCAAATTACTTGGTTTATTTACCTAAAGAAAAAAGGATACAGTATAGTTTGTACACGGTATTGAGTGTTGCTTATTTTTTTCTAATGATGTATGTCATGATTTTATTCTATAGAAGACTGGTTAATGGCTGA
- a CDS encoding SagB/ThcOx family dehydrogenase, which produces MITANKISATYMANAIQHDLQFHIPIHPRFLKEVAVIPLPEHKFLFEGTEERQILGGKSTSSLFPLLLPLLDGTKTLEELHRALPAYSQETLYQAIVLLYARGLLEDASVDVNIETSQFEQETLNYFQRHVDTTRVHRSGAEAMYKMLQAKVKVFARKEWGIVFKKELEHVGITNVHVQSFEDEICFNDESLVIVFNDGMIVTEKLRQLDTLCAENNIRWLLSEVSDEKGELFYLERGETPCYSCIEKVHKQNQSAKTNKPNHYMAEFWMYFTVQELMYCLSRINPLFSGQYVYQLYFQNWTNKQLRLPFVPGCSCRPIDNYECKEVPLAAAYENSVAFPSFHLNTPKSHQMHYKASNMELAHHFKKMLNFPVVTLPQYDDLPKPDKEVLHSMINERRLQLPNRPLTLAQLAVLVLYGAGIKQFEANGQLKRWSPTGGNLGSTELYLMVHHVESLESGIYFYQPANHSLSFIEALSEEQVAIVIRSSVKTQSMNIPSVLIVAASNVGKVSAKYHFFGYRISCLDAGVSISQMNTTANGLNLYGEVITSWDDHILANRLRLSEKNETVSGGLAVY; this is translated from the coding sequence ATGATCACAGCTAACAAGATCAGTGCTACGTATATGGCAAATGCAATTCAACACGATTTGCAATTTCACATTCCTATTCACCCACGCTTTCTGAAAGAAGTAGCTGTAATTCCACTTCCAGAGCATAAGTTTCTCTTTGAAGGAACGGAAGAGCGGCAGATACTAGGTGGAAAATCAACAAGTAGCTTATTTCCTCTACTTTTACCATTACTCGATGGTACCAAAACATTAGAGGAACTACATAGAGCCCTTCCCGCTTACAGTCAAGAAACTTTGTACCAGGCTATAGTCTTGTTGTATGCAAGAGGACTGTTGGAGGACGCATCGGTAGATGTCAACATAGAAACCAGCCAATTTGAGCAAGAAACGTTGAACTACTTTCAAAGACATGTTGATACTACTAGAGTACACAGAAGTGGTGCAGAAGCAATGTACAAAATGCTACAAGCCAAGGTGAAGGTATTTGCTCGTAAAGAATGGGGAATTGTTTTTAAAAAGGAACTGGAACATGTGGGTATCACGAATGTTCACGTTCAGTCATTTGAGGATGAAATTTGTTTTAATGATGAGTCCTTGGTAATCGTCTTTAACGATGGCATGATCGTTACGGAAAAACTTCGACAATTAGATACATTATGTGCAGAAAATAATATTCGTTGGCTACTAAGCGAAGTGTCTGATGAGAAGGGAGAACTATTTTACTTGGAGCGGGGGGAAACCCCTTGCTATTCGTGTATAGAAAAGGTACATAAGCAGAACCAATCAGCTAAAACGAATAAGCCTAATCACTATATGGCAGAATTTTGGATGTATTTCACAGTTCAGGAGCTAATGTACTGTTTGAGCAGAATTAATCCCCTTTTCTCTGGACAATATGTTTATCAATTGTATTTCCAAAACTGGACTAATAAACAGCTCCGGCTTCCTTTTGTTCCTGGTTGCAGTTGTCGTCCGATTGACAATTATGAATGCAAAGAGGTACCGCTGGCAGCAGCCTATGAGAATTCTGTAGCTTTCCCATCTTTTCATTTGAATACGCCAAAAAGTCATCAAATGCATTATAAAGCGAGTAATATGGAGCTTGCTCATCATTTTAAAAAGATGCTCAATTTTCCTGTTGTTACATTGCCACAGTACGATGACCTTCCAAAACCAGACAAAGAGGTATTACACAGTATGATAAATGAGCGTAGGCTACAACTACCTAACCGACCTCTTACACTTGCTCAACTAGCTGTACTCGTTCTGTACGGAGCTGGAATTAAACAATTTGAAGCAAATGGGCAACTAAAGCGTTGGTCTCCAACTGGTGGTAATTTAGGTTCAACAGAACTCTATCTAATGGTTCACCATGTAGAATCGCTTGAATCAGGAATATATTTCTATCAACCTGCTAATCATTCCTTATCTTTTATTGAAGCATTGTCAGAGGAGCAAGTTGCGATAGTAATCCGTAGTTCTGTTAAAACACAAAGCATGAATATACCTTCTGTGTTAATAGTGGCTGCATCTAATGTTGGAAAGGTTTCGGCGAAATATCATTTCTTTGGTTATCGAATTTCTTGCTTGGATGCGGGGGTTTCCATATCCCAAATGAATACCACTGCTAATGGATTGAACTTATATGGTGAAGTGATTACGAGCTGGGATGATCATATACTTGCAAACAGATTAAGACTTTCAGAAAAAAATGAGACGGTTTCTGGGGGTTTAGCTGTTTATTAG
- a CDS encoding XRE family transcriptional regulator, with protein MEGTALQNEALGEGMRRRRKDRNLSLSQLSRMTGISKGVISKIECGETRKPEWRTIKPIAISLQIPWEEVISYYADVERRSKILLDLLSKSISLKHTSLIKKVALRFVQLPTEDSYVLMEQLYERSGQVDDLPIRFTLFNVIVSYARERGMQKYLAKGLLQIYLVQRQDLKQLEESFQIGEEVLHYINFLTQEERIDFLYKLALQAYALKKYEKCIAFSKEGIREDQGSSEFKARGYLAMINSLSRLGRYEAVEHHLEQFQQLPYSFVTEATVLTKAILHARRQEYQLAIPLLKQCLVTSSPSSKIHVVNELLDIFLTTNNVEACDELFHQEKEWLYMNLQTPYKHLSVGKYYRFKGFHQIKIGHVDAGLESYSKSLLVYAKLNAFYEMNECINDILTHFATCSKAITVKQIEQLQRVYQQIISENYQIRGA; from the coding sequence ATGGAAGGAACGGCTTTACAAAATGAAGCGTTGGGAGAAGGGATGCGAAGACGTCGAAAGGACAGGAATTTAAGCCTGTCGCAACTATCCAGAATGACTGGCATCAGTAAGGGGGTGATTTCAAAAATAGAGTGTGGAGAAACGCGAAAGCCTGAATGGCGGACCATTAAACCAATAGCTATTTCACTACAGATTCCGTGGGAAGAAGTAATTAGCTACTATGCAGACGTGGAACGGCGCTCCAAGATTTTACTAGATTTGCTCTCCAAATCCATTTCACTGAAACATACCTCACTGATTAAAAAAGTAGCGCTACGTTTTGTTCAACTACCGACTGAGGACAGCTATGTACTTATGGAACAGCTATATGAGCGCTCTGGTCAGGTTGATGATCTTCCCATCCGATTCACTTTATTCAATGTGATTGTAAGCTACGCTAGAGAAAGAGGTATGCAAAAATACCTAGCCAAAGGTCTTTTGCAAATCTATCTGGTACAACGACAGGACTTAAAGCAACTGGAAGAATCCTTTCAAATAGGAGAGGAGGTGTTGCATTACATCAATTTTTTGACGCAGGAGGAAAGGATTGATTTCCTTTACAAATTAGCCCTGCAGGCCTATGCATTAAAAAAGTATGAGAAATGTATCGCATTCAGTAAAGAAGGAATTCGAGAGGATCAAGGCAGTAGCGAGTTTAAAGCGAGAGGCTACCTAGCTATGATTAATTCCCTTTCACGTCTGGGGCGTTACGAAGCTGTAGAGCATCACCTAGAACAATTTCAACAACTTCCATACTCATTTGTAACGGAGGCTACCGTGTTAACGAAAGCTATCCTACACGCAAGAAGACAGGAGTATCAGCTTGCTATTCCGTTACTCAAACAGTGTCTAGTCACAAGTAGTCCGTCTTCCAAAATTCATGTGGTAAATGAGCTTCTAGATATATTTCTTACTACCAATAATGTGGAAGCCTGCGATGAGCTATTTCACCAAGAGAAAGAGTGGTTGTATATGAATCTGCAAACACCTTACAAGCATTTATCGGTAGGGAAATATTATCGGTTTAAAGGATTTCATCAAATCAAGATAGGCCATGTTGATGCGGGACTTGAGAGCTACAGTAAGAGTCTGCTCGTCTATGCGAAACTAAATGCTTTTTACGAAATGAATGAATGTATTAATGATATCTTGACACATTTTGCAACATGCTCCAAAGCGATTACTGTAAAACAAATTGAACAACTGCAACGTGTGTATCAACAAATTATTTCTGAAAACTATCAAATAAGGGGTGCATAA
- a CDS encoding DeoR/GlpR transcriptional regulator, with the protein MNQEERLIRVLNYLETHKTMNIKQMCEMFHISRDTARRDIVKLSQNKEVSRTYGGVALATFHKKIDNYQVRSQTELETKKLIGMKAANMITTSDMIYLDVSTTVNFVAQYLQSKNVTIVTNSIDSAYMLAQSEDTTIHLLGGTLNKASRHVTGYSTTEKLKDYHFNKVFIGAAGITEDGIYYGFEEDIYFKRELIKHADQVILVADHNKYNQRQNYKALTFESIDTFVTNQVMPSGLYNTLKENGIEVVIASKE; encoded by the coding sequence ATGAATCAAGAAGAACGATTGATACGAGTCCTAAATTATTTAGAAACACATAAAACCATGAATATTAAACAAATGTGTGAAATGTTTCATATCTCACGAGATACTGCAAGAAGAGATATAGTAAAACTTTCACAAAATAAAGAAGTATCTAGAACCTATGGTGGAGTAGCTTTAGCCACTTTTCATAAGAAAATTGATAATTATCAAGTGCGATCACAGACTGAATTAGAAACGAAAAAATTAATTGGAATGAAAGCTGCAAATATGATAACGACTAGTGACATGATTTACCTAGATGTTTCAACTACAGTCAATTTTGTAGCACAATATTTACAATCAAAGAACGTAACTATTGTGACGAATTCGATCGATAGTGCTTATATGTTAGCTCAATCTGAAGATACGACTATTCACCTTTTGGGAGGAACACTAAATAAAGCCTCTCGACATGTTACTGGGTATTCTACCACTGAAAAACTCAAAGATTATCACTTCAATAAAGTGTTTATTGGAGCCGCGGGTATCACAGAAGACGGTATATACTATGGTTTTGAAGAAGATATTTATTTCAAGCGTGAATTAATAAAACATGCTGATCAAGTTATTTTAGTGGCGGATCACAACAAATATAATCAACGCCAGAATTATAAGGCTTTAACGTTTGAATCTATTGATACATTTGTTACAAATCAAGTTATGCCTAGTGGTTTATATAACACTTTGAAAGAAAATGGCATTGAAGTAGTAATTGCAAGTAAAGAGTGA
- a CDS encoding O-methyltransferase, protein MYMESKIKWNEVDQYFNSKLLPSDSVLDAVLQANAEAGLPAIDVAPNQGKLLYLLAKMKGARNILEIGTLGGYSSIWLARALPQDGQLITLEYEQAFAHIAEENLKKAGLDEKVQILVGPALETLPTLTDKGMSGFDFIFIDADKLNNPHYLKWALKLCNPGAIIIVDNVVRDGEVIKQESDDDGVQGVRQLFDLLASEPRIEATAIQTVGSKGYDGFVLGVVKE, encoded by the coding sequence ATGTACATGGAATCAAAAATAAAATGGAATGAAGTTGACCAGTATTTTAATAGTAAGCTACTCCCATCTGATTCAGTTCTGGATGCCGTTCTGCAAGCTAATGCTGAAGCTGGTTTACCTGCTATTGATGTCGCACCAAACCAAGGGAAGCTACTTTACCTACTTGCAAAGATGAAAGGAGCACGAAACATTTTAGAAATAGGAACACTTGGTGGATATAGTAGCATTTGGCTTGCCCGTGCCTTACCACAAGATGGACAACTTATTACGCTTGAGTATGAACAAGCGTTTGCTCATATTGCTGAAGAGAACCTTAAAAAAGCAGGACTCGATGAAAAAGTACAGATACTTGTAGGCCCAGCCCTTGAAACACTGCCTACCCTTACAGACAAAGGAATGTCAGGCTTTGATTTCATCTTTATTGATGCTGATAAATTAAATAATCCTCACTATTTGAAATGGGCTCTAAAGCTTTGCAATCCAGGGGCCATTATTATTGTAGATAATGTCGTACGTGATGGAGAAGTGATTAAACAAGAGAGTGATGATGATGGGGTGCAGGGCGTTCGTCAACTTTTTGATTTACTAGCTTCAGAGCCACGTATTGAAGCAACTGCTATCCAAACAGTTGGTAGCAAAGGATATGATGGATTTGTGCTTGGCGTCGTGAAAGAATAA
- a CDS encoding thiocillin family RiPP, which produces MEEMLELDLFAEELSEQMDAAVVYDCLGTAGTAGTLGGTAGTFGTYGSY; this is translated from the coding sequence ATGGAGGAAATGTTAGAATTAGATCTGTTTGCAGAGGAGCTTTCTGAACAAATGGATGCTGCTGTTGTCTACGATTGTTTAGGTACAGCGGGTACAGCAGGAACTCTTGGCGGTACAGCAGGTACGTTTGGTACTTACGGTTCTTATTAA
- a CDS encoding XRE family transcriptional regulator produces the protein MSLIGLRIKALRIKKKWTQQDLAARVNVSSQVISNWERAYTNPNHDDISRLSEALEVSADAILFDNKRANFVKEATNSYSDLEALFFSELEQLSEEDKLKALEHVRFLRHLAEQEQQGHDK, from the coding sequence ATGTCTTTGATCGGACTACGAATCAAAGCTCTGCGTATAAAGAAAAAATGGACGCAACAAGATTTGGCTGCTCGTGTAAACGTCTCATCACAAGTAATTTCTAACTGGGAGAGAGCCTACACGAACCCCAATCATGATGATATTTCGCGTCTATCAGAGGCGTTAGAAGTTTCCGCAGATGCCATACTTTTTGACAACAAGCGAGCTAATTTCGTTAAAGAAGCTACTAACTCCTATTCTGATTTGGAAGCATTATTTTTCTCCGAACTAGAACAGTTATCAGAGGAAGACAAATTAAAAGCCCTTGAACATGTACGTTTCCTGCGCCATCTGGCAGAACAAGAGCAGCAGGGGCACGACAAGTAG
- a CDS encoding XRE family transcriptional regulator: protein MVHQNVERVRRAKGITKTHLAKVLGLSLQGYRHITCGHVRLDVERLQIIAKVLGVEPGIFFNDKLTDSVIKSMTQSKTA, encoded by the coding sequence ATGGTTCATCAGAATGTTGAGAGAGTCAGGAGAGCAAAAGGAATCACCAAGACACATCTGGCAAAGGTGCTTGGTCTATCATTGCAGGGTTACAGACATATTACGTGCGGACATGTGAGACTTGATGTAGAACGATTGCAGATTATTGCAAAAGTTTTAGGTGTTGAGCCAGGCATTTTTTTTAATGATAAACTAACGGATTCAGTTATAAAATCTATGACACAGTCTAAAACAGCTTGA
- a CDS encoding HAD family hydrolase — protein sequence MITSLIFDVDGTILDTEKAILKSLQKILKEELKEDYALHDLRFALGIPGKETLKKLNVPNIDVVHPKWSKAVLDFSHEVSVFEELEDVIKELSLSKLKLGIVTSKTKQEVIEEFEPFGLSGYFEHTICACDTDKHKPHPEPLLACLQQLDVPNNEAIYIGDSIYDMQCAKSAGVKFALALWGSKTREGFEKADYVLNTPKDILDLI from the coding sequence TTGATTACATCTCTTATTTTTGACGTGGATGGTACAATTTTAGACACAGAAAAAGCAATACTAAAATCGCTACAAAAAATTTTAAAAGAGGAATTAAAGGAAGATTATGCGTTACACGACTTAAGATTTGCATTAGGGATTCCAGGAAAAGAAACGTTAAAAAAATTAAACGTACCAAATATAGACGTTGTTCATCCTAAATGGTCCAAAGCTGTACTAGATTTTTCTCATGAAGTTTCCGTATTTGAAGAATTAGAAGACGTTATTAAAGAGTTATCTCTTAGTAAATTAAAACTAGGTATTGTTACATCAAAAACTAAGCAAGAAGTAATAGAAGAGTTCGAGCCATTTGGTTTAAGTGGTTACTTTGAACATACAATTTGTGCATGTGATACTGATAAACATAAACCACACCCTGAACCATTATTAGCTTGTTTACAACAATTAGATGTTCCTAATAATGAGGCAATTTACATTGGGGACTCTATATACGATATGCAATGCGCAAAAAGTGCTGGTGTAAAATTCGCACTCGCTTTATGGGGTTCAAAGACAAGGGAAGGGTTTGAAAAAGCTGATTATGTATTAAATACACCAAAAGATATTTTGGATTTAATTTAA
- a CDS encoding DNA-binding protein has product MVASNHVMVRSIQSEIENRLHLFDYTLSKLSELTHINNGHLSGFLNGNPSRALTIAQLDAIANVFEEPSGWLYELYADECFPKGRVSRRRVCPYLIRCVEIGRHDCITPVVSILLENRKNLEILFFVAEQLFQKGKHEESTYFYQLVIDNEKDSFSERFIMSHYRLFRALQETDIEENWEAVIRFESYRKRLSERHQLDALLQLANVCFTLHKWKEVEKYSDELRKLATLIYRNERCKQQNNRVFQPLKTERHLVVYYGQGYLLKAVALEKQGQYEEAKEFVSGYADLSWFELLDESGQAEVDKFKLWATANLYTLDILMGNTSVLADYITFLEDYPTEILSGLVTIMTSANKHGFFIDHLLERFSEEIRSFDDSHDPINVDRHLRFRYDLAIYHFQNDRFENGIIDTLRCLDLSIVMNNQKKFIRCVTLFEAHRYHATDQQKREYKKLMEEVRNDEGIFSIASNGLWSV; this is encoded by the coding sequence ATGGTTGCTAGTAATCATGTTATGGTGCGATCCATACAATCTGAAATTGAAAATCGCCTCCATTTATTTGACTACACGCTTAGTAAACTAAGTGAGTTAACTCATATCAATAATGGACATTTGAGTGGTTTTTTGAATGGGAATCCTTCAAGGGCATTAACGATTGCACAACTAGATGCTATTGCGAATGTATTTGAAGAGCCTTCTGGTTGGTTGTACGAGCTATATGCAGATGAATGTTTTCCAAAGGGAAGAGTATCTAGGCGAAGAGTATGTCCTTATCTGATCCGATGTGTTGAAATCGGCAGACATGACTGCATTACGCCCGTTGTCTCTATCTTATTGGAGAATCGCAAAAACCTAGAAATTCTCTTTTTTGTGGCTGAGCAGTTATTTCAAAAAGGGAAACATGAAGAATCAACCTATTTTTATCAGTTAGTTATCGATAACGAGAAAGACAGCTTCTCAGAGCGATTTATTATGAGTCACTATCGTTTGTTTCGAGCATTACAGGAAACAGATATAGAGGAGAATTGGGAGGCTGTTATACGATTCGAATCTTATCGAAAAAGATTATCCGAGCGTCATCAATTGGATGCGCTACTACAACTCGCTAATGTATGTTTTACATTACATAAGTGGAAAGAAGTGGAGAAGTACAGTGATGAATTAAGGAAATTAGCTACCTTGATTTATAGAAATGAACGTTGCAAGCAGCAGAATAATAGAGTATTTCAACCACTTAAAACAGAGCGTCATTTAGTTGTTTATTATGGACAGGGATATCTTTTAAAAGCGGTAGCATTGGAAAAACAAGGGCAATATGAAGAAGCAAAAGAATTTGTTTCTGGCTATGCTGATCTCAGCTGGTTCGAGCTTCTTGACGAATCTGGACAAGCAGAGGTTGATAAATTTAAGCTGTGGGCTACAGCAAACTTGTATACGCTAGATATTCTCATGGGAAATACAAGTGTTCTTGCTGACTACATTACATTTCTTGAAGACTATCCTACAGAAATATTATCTGGCTTAGTAACAATCATGACATCAGCTAACAAGCATGGCTTTTTCATAGATCATCTATTAGAGAGATTTTCAGAAGAAATCCGTTCCTTTGACGACTCTCATGATCCAATTAATGTAGACCGTCATCTTCGGTTTCGATATGATTTGGCTATTTATCATTTTCAAAATGATCGTTTTGAGAATGGAATAATCGATACCCTTAGATGTCTAGATTTATCCATAGTAATGAATAATCAAAAGAAATTCATACGATGTGTAACACTTTTTGAAGCACATAGATATCACGCAACAGATCAACAAAAAAGAGAGTATAAAAAATTGATGGAGGAGGTGAGAAATGATGAAGGTATTTTTTCTATCGCTAGTAATGGCCTTTGGAGTGTTTAG
- a CDS encoding thiocillin family RiPP has translation MEKNVELDLFAEELSEQMDAAVVYDCLGTAGTLGTATGTAGTFGTYGCY, from the coding sequence ATGGAGAAAAATGTAGAGTTAGATCTGTTTGCAGAGGAGCTTTCTGAACAAATGGATGCTGCTGTTGTTTATGACTGTTTAGGTACAGCAGGAACTCTCGGTACTGCAACCGGTACAGCAGGTACGTTTGGTACTTATGGTTGTTACTAA